The sequence TGATCCAGGCGATGCACGACGCGGCGAAGGAGGTCAACCCGGAGATCCTGGTGCTCTGCCATGGGGGCCCGATCGCCGAACCCGAGGACGCCCAGTACGTGCTGGCCCGCACCAAGGGTGTGGTCGGCTTTTTCGGGGCCTCGAGCATGGAACGGTTACCCACCGAGGTCGCCATGACCGAGAACGCTAAGCGCTTCAAGCAGATTCAGCGGGGCGACTAGGCCGATCCAGGCACGCGGGGGGTGGCGCCGAACCTTTCGGCGCCCCGCCCGCCTGCTTCAGCGGCCGCCCGGGCTTGACGCCGGCGCTCCGCCGTGAAACCCTAAGGCGCCAGCCCCTGATACTCTGCCGCGCAATCCTACGACAGAACGGGTGGATGCGCTTCGCGGGCTCGCCGTCTGTACGCCGGGCCCCGCAACTTCGATATTCCGCGCCGCACCCGCGCAACAAGATCCTGGCTCGCCAAGATGTCGCTATACATATTGCGCGGTTGAGGTCAGGCTGCCCGGTCCTTCCTTCGGAGCGCTCCATCACGGCTCCGGATACAGGCCAGCACAACGTCAAGCGAAGTTCGCACCGAGCCACTGCACGCCTCCTCGGAATCACGTCGATGTCACATTCCTGGGCGGTGACAGATTCCTGCTCGTGGCCAGCGCGGGCGCTCACAACTTCGCACCTCTCTCCTCAGCCCGCGCGCCGCTACGCGCGCTGGCTGGGCGGGTCCCCTCGCGGACAAGGACTATCTCCCATGCCGAACGCCGGTTCTCGCCTCCGCTTCACGTGGCTCGGCGCACCTTTAGTCGTCCTTCTCTCGGCCTGCGCCATCGCCACCATCCCCCCGCCGGATGCCGCTGAGGTCGCACGTCTCGAAGCGGCACATCAGAGGGATCCGAACTCGCCTTCTACCGCACTCGCTCTGGCGTCGGCGTATCGCCTGACCGGACGAGCCGACGAAGCGCTGCCCCTGCTGGAGGAAGCCCGAGCGGAGAACCCGGGCGATGCCCGCGTCCTGCTGTTGCTCGGGACGCTGCGGGAGGAACAGGGCGACCTGGACGACGCCCTCGAGGCCTATCGGGCCTATCTCGAGGTGGAGAAGAGGGGCAGGTGGCCGACGGAGGTCGCTCGACGCATCCGGCTGCTGCAGCGAAAGGTGATGGTGGCGGAGGCGAAGCGCCTGGTGGCACAGGAGGCCGAGCTGGCCGACACCGAGCCGCAACCGGGGACCGTCGCCGTCTACCCGTTCCTGTACCGTGGCAACGACCCGCGCCTGGAGCCGCTCGGCCGCGCGCTTGCGGACCTGCTGACGACGGACCTTTCGCAGACCGAGCGTCTGAGGGTGCTAGAGCGGAGCCGCGTGCAGCTGCTGCTCGATGAGATGAGCCTCTCGCAGGAAGGCTATGTGGATCCGGCCACGGCGGCGAGAAGCGGGCGGCTGCTGCAGGCCGAGCACGTGGTGCAGGGCAGTCTCACTGGGAGCGGCGAAGACGTCGAGCTGCTGGCGACGGTGATGGACGTGCGCTCGGCCGAGAGCACCGGGCGAGTGGAGGAGCGCGATGCGTTGCGACGCCTCTTCGACGCGCAGCGACGCCTCGCTATCGGCATCTACGAGCGGCTGGGTATTCAGCTGACCCAGGCCGAGCTCGATCGCATCGGACAGCCTCCCACACAGAGCCTGGACGCGCTCCTCGCCTACGGCAGCGCGCTGGAAGCCGAGGACCGGGGCGACTTCGGCGCGGCTGCGGAGCTCTACCGCCAGGCAGCACGCCTCGACCCCAATTTCGACGCGGCAAATCAGCGTGCGATGCAGGCTGCGGCAATGAATCGTGCCCAGGAGCTGCCCACTCAAGCAATTACCGTCGCCGTAGTAACCGCGGTAGTCGAGAGGACGACGCCGCTCCTTCCAGACATCGGGCCGCCACTCCCACCGGAGAAGCCACCCGCAGTCGAGGCCTTCGATATTGGACCCTTCGGCGGACTCGGCATCCTCGACATCATCCTCAGCCGGCCAGGGGCCCCATGAGCCACCGCTCTGTGATGCGAGGCGCGCTGGCCATCTCGGGCCTCGCCTGGATTCTGAACGGCTCGGCCGCCCTCGCCCAGACGACCGTCGGAGAATCCTTCGAGATCTACACCTTTTCCGATCCGGAGGCGGTGGGCGCCAGATCTCTCACCGTTTTGTCGGCCCCGTTCAGTGTACGTGTGCCGATCCTGGGCTCATCCAGCACCCTCTCGCTGGAGGGAGCGTTTGCGCGGGGCGAGGTGGAGACGGTCCGTGGAAAGAGGTATGAGCTGCAGGGTCTGACCGACTCCCGTCTTTCGCTGGACCTGGCGGTTGCGGGCCCGCTCCGCGCGGCCTTCATCGCGGCGCTGCCGACGGGGGTGCAGAGCATGACTGCCGACGAAGCCCGGGTGGCGGCTCTCGCTTCCTCGTACCTGCTCCCGCTGCGGGTGAACTCCTGGGGCAGTGGCGGAGGCGTGGGAGGCGGCGCCTCGCTCACGCAGGCCTTCGAGGGCTCAGGCTTGAGCGTCTCTGCCTCCTATCTCGTGAAGCGCGAATACGACGCGTTCAAGAACGGTGGCCAGGCGTATCGTCCTGGCAACCAGCTACTCCTGCGGGCGTTCGGCTACGTCGACCTCTCCCCCTCTGCTCGGTTCACCCTTCAAGGGGGCTACTCGAACCGCGCTGAGGACCAGATGAGCGGGGCCGGCATCTATCGATCGGGTGACCAACTGGAGGCGGTGGGTGCGCTCACCTTCGCCGCGGGGGCTCGAGGCAATGCAATCACCTATGCGGGTTGGATGCACCGCGGAGAGGGTGAGCGGGCGGAGATCTTCGGGGGCGGCTCGGCGCCGGGGGAGGATCTGCTCCTGTTCGGCGCGGGGCTACGCACGCCACTGGGCTCCGTCGTGTTGGCGCCGTCGGCAGACGCGCGCGTCTACCGGAACGACGACGGCGTGGGACAGGGCTACGTCGGCAGCGCCATGATCGGCCTGGAGGTGCCGAGTGGAGGGGTGACGCTCATCCCGGCGATCCGCGGCCGCTATGGGAACGTAGACGTCCGCTCGGGAAGCTCCAGTAGCTTCACGGGTGCCGAGTTCAGCCTGTCCGTGCGCATGGGAGGCCGCCCATGAGCCGCTCGAAGATGCGCCGGCTGGGATCGGCCGCTGCGCTCGCCGCCCTCCTGGCCGCTGGATGCAAGGACGGATTCTTCGCGCCCTCGGCGCCCGCGCTCGGCAGCGCCGGCATGCGGATCAGTTACCAGTTCGTCCCGGGCGAGAGCGGCGGGGCCGCGGAGGCCTTCGACAAGGCGGATTCCGTTCGCGTCGAGCTCTGGCGGGGCGACGTGGCCGCTCTCGACTCGACGCTCGCGCTACCTGCACCCGGCTCTACGCGTCCGGTACAGGTCTCGATCGAGATGGAACAGCCTGAAGAGCCGTTCCTTCTTGTGCTCGAGCTCCGGGCGGGGGCGGCTCCCATCTTCTCCGCCGAGTCCGAGGTCGTATTGCGCCAGGGGGAGGTGGTGACGGCGACACCGGGGCTCGTGCCTATTGCCGCGGAGATCCACGTCGAGGACCGGTACGGGCCTCTCACCGCCATCGGCGACTCTCTGCGGCTCAGCGCCCACGCCCTCTTCGCCACGGGCGATACGATTGCCGGCGCGCCGCTCACCTGGGAGATCCTTGACCCGGACGTGATCAGCCTTACGCCCGCGGGCGTCGCAGAAGCGCTCGCGGAGGGCGAGGCGCGGGTGCGGGTGACAAGCGGAGAGCTCTCCGCAGAGTCGGTGGTGGAGGTGCGGGCCACGGAAGCCGAGATCGAAATCGTCCCCGAGCAGATCGAGCTCGAGGTGGGCGACTCGGCACGGATTACCGCGATCGTGCACGACGTCAACGGCAATCCGCTGCCGCGCACGGCGCAGTTCTCCAGCGCCGACGAAACGGTCGCCACGGTCGATGGAACCGGTATGGTGCGCGCGGTCGGGGAAGGGGAGACCACCATCGAGGCCCAGGCGGGCTCCGCGCCGCCGGCAACCGTGCCGGTGATCGTGAGCCGCGTGCCGGTAGGATCCGTGATCGTGACGCCCGACTCGGTGGGCCTGCTGGTGGGTTCCACCGTGCAGCTCTCCGCGCGCGTGGAGGCGGCGGATGGAAGCGTTCTCCCGGGTCGCCCCGTCGGCTGGGCAAGCACAGACACCTCCATCGCCCGAGTATCCGCCGACGGTCTGGTCACGGCAGTCCGAGCCGGCGTCGTCGACATCACGGCGACGAGCGAGGGTCAGTCCGGACAGGCGCGCGTCACGGTTCAGAACCCCACGCCGGTCGGGAACGCGATCTCACCGGCCAGCACGACGGCAAGCACGGACGGGCTCACGATCACGATCACGGGAACGGGATTCGTCACCAGTACCCAGGCGCTATGGGAAGGTGAGGAGCGCCCGACGACGTATGTGAGCCCCGCAGAGCTTCGGGTGCAGCTTCAGCCCGGCGATCTGCGTCTGCCGGGCTCGTATGTGGTCGACATCGTCTCACCCGGACCTGGCGGCGGCGAGGCAGAGCCGCTGGTGTTTTCGGTCGACAGAGCGACCCCCTTCGTCGAGACGCTGCCCCCATCGGCCATCGGCGAAACTGACGTGGTCCTCGCGGGAAGCATCGACGCGGCAGGACTCGATTACGAGTACGCGTTCCTGTTCTCCGCGAGCCCGGATAGCGTAGCGTCCATCCAACCGGGTGTGGAGTTCACGCCTGGCAGCGGCGCGGGAACGGTCACCCAACTGGTTGAGGGTCTCGGCTCAGGGTTGGAGTACTTCTATCAGCTGGTCGTCGTCGGCGAATCCATCGACACTACGTATGGCGGCGTCCAGAGCTTCGAAACCGTCAACAACACGCCGGTAGTCGAGGACATCGCGCCCGATACCGTTTTCACGAACGACCCGTTCACGCTCACGGTCCTCGGCAGCAACTTCCACCCCGGCCTGATCATCGCCATTGGTGAGATGACGCTCCAGACCACGTTCATCAGCGAGACGGAGGTCAGTGGCCAGGTACTGTCGGGGTTCCTGGAGGTGGAAGGGGTCTATCCGGTCGCCGTGGTCGACCCCGACACGAATGAGTTCTCCAATTCGGTGGACCTGACCGTGCTACCCGAGCCGCAATGAATTCCTTCTCGAGCCAGATTTCTGTGGCCGGGTAGCTCGACGGCCGGGCTTTGGTGATAGCGATGTGATCCGCTGGACTGCCGTGACCGATCGCATTCGGACGATCGTGTCCTAGGAGGACAGCTCCGCGCCGGGACATCCGGCGCAAGGACCCAGCAGCACGGCTCCCCACACAGGGCGGCCCCGGGATGAGGGATCCCCGGGGCCGCCTGTCTTCAGCTTGGCTTCGGGCGGCGACTGCTGTGATGAAGGTCACTCCGACGGCGCCAAATGCTGGGTATCCATTGCCGGAGGATCAGGCAAACACTCCTGTGGACCGCGGTTCCCGCCGCCGGGAGGAGGTGATCCACGCCCTGTTCCGAATCGCACTCCAGGCTGGCGGGAATGAGCGGGGAAGGAGCCATCATGGAGCACTGGCAATTGCGCGAGCGGTGGATTCGAAGGATACCGCGTCATACTGCGAACGACCTTGAACCTGGCGAGCGGGTCGGCATCATTCTCGTGGCTCTCCTGGGTCTCACCGGGATCCTCGGGACGCTCGTAGCGGCCTGGTGGATAGCCCTGACGTGAGCCCGGCGACGACGCAGGCGATCGAGGTGCCGCAATCACGGCTACGCCCGCCGCTACACGATGTTCGGCCAACGTTGGTTCCCCCGCGGGTGCCACGGGCGTCGTGGAGGCCGTCCTGTTCGCGAATGCAGCACCGCCTGACCAACGTATCCGCGAGCACCGCCCCGGAGTGTCGGGAGTTGTTCTCTTATGCCGTCCTGAGATCCCCGTACTCGAGCGCGGGCGGACTGGTCGGATAGCGAGCTGATAGGCCGACTAGGGATTCTCCTCACGAAGCTCAACTGCCGGCGTCGTCGTCATCCGCCCCCTTGCGGTCGCCCACGCCAGCTCGCCATCTGCTGGCTCGTCGTCCCGCGTGACACACCGGGCGGAGCACGGCCCCCTGACCGCGACCGCGCGCGACTCGGCGCCCGTCCGGTACTCCCCCACTTCCTCACAGACCATCGCCTGCGCGGCCTTCTGGCGATATCCTCCTGTCGCTCGTGCCCGCCGACGGGTGGCGGGAACCGCCTCACAGAGACACGAACACGGAATGGTCCCCGATCTCGATTTTGCCACCACCCTGCCCATCCCGCTGATCCTGAGCAGTGGACTGCTCGTTGTCTCGGTCATCGTGCTCAGGTTGATTGCAGCTCGGTTCATTCACAGCCACGTGCAGGCGCCGGAGCTGCGGCGTCGCTGGCTGGTTCAGACGCGAAACGGCCTGGCGCTGCTGCTGATCCTGGGCCTGGTAACGATCTGGGCGGAGGAGCTGCGCACCATCGCCATCTCCATCGTCGCCATCGCGGTCGCCTTCGTGGTGGCCACCAAGGAGCTGATCCTGTGCATCACGGGATCGATCCTGAAGATGGCGTCGCGCTCGTTCGTGATCGGCGACAGGATCCAGATCAAGGAGTTCCGCGGCGACGTCATCGACCAGAACCTGCTGGCAACGACGATCCTCGAGGTGGGGCCGGGCAAGCTCACGCACCAGCGGACCGGCCGCATGGCGGTGATTCCGAACTCGCTGTTCGTGTCGGAGCCGGTGATCAACGAGAGCTACACCCACGACTACATCCTGCACGTCTTCACGATCCCGTACAAACGGGAGGATGACTGGCAGAGCGCGTCGGAGGCGCTCCTCGCTTCCGCACGCCGCCACTGCGCGCCGTACCTCGACGACGTGCGCCGCCACATGGAGCAGCTCAGCCGTCAGCGCGGGCTCGACATCCCGAACGTCGAGCCGCGCGTCACCATCCAGGTGCCCGCTGCCGGCGAGGTCCACCTGGTGGTGCGCGTGCCGGCGAGATCCAGCGAGCGGAGCTACATCGAGCAGCAGATCATGCTGGACGTGCTGGGCGCACGTTCGGCATGATTGCGGCTGGAACCGCCTGAAAAGAGAGCGTCGGATCGGTCCCGGTCATCATCCTCGCAGGAGTCGAGTGGAGAAGGGACGGGTTTCGAAGCGAACGCTTCGGGTGCACTCCTCCCGAGGATGACCGGAACCCGCTCCAAGCGCTTGCTCGCCGTTCGCTCCCGTCGTACCATCCATTCTCCTCGAACCACCGCTCACCGCCGCCACCGCCTCAGCGCCGCGGTGGCCGTGCAACCGACCGCCCCACCGACCGGACGATGACCATGGAGCGCCTGGTGTCCTCTCCTCCGCCCGCATCCGCAGCCACTCAGGCACCGCCTCAGGCTCCCGCGCGGGCTTCCATCGCGGTTCCGGGTACCGCCGCACCGCCGCCCGGCTCAGGGCGCCTGACCTCGCTCGACGTCTTCCGGGGCTTCACCATGCTGTTCATGGCCTCGGAGATCATGCGCATCCCGCAGGTGGCGCGGACCTTTGACAACACGGTTGCCCAGTGGATCGCGTGGTCGCTGGACCATGTCCCGTGGGTGGGCGCCTCCCCTTGGGACCTGATCCAGCCGGCGTTCATGTTCATGGTAGGGGTGTCGCTGCCCTTCTCGCTGGCGAGCCGCCGCGCCAGGGGGCAGTCCTTCCGCCACATGCTGGGACACGCTATCTACCGGGCGGTGGTGCTGATCCTCCTGGGCATCTACCTGCGCTCGAATGGACGGCCTCAGACGTACTTCACCTTCGAGGACGTCCTCACCCAGATCGGCCTCGGCTACGTCTTCCTCTTCCTGCTGGCGCACGTACGGCCGACGGTGCAGTGGCTGTCCGCCGGCTTGATCCTGTTCGGATACTGGCTCGCCTTCGCTCTCTTCCCGCTGCCCGGTCCCGGCTTCAATACCGCCAGCGTGGGTGTGCCGCCAGACTGGCCGCACCAACTCCAAGGTTTCGCGGCACACTGGAACAAGAACACGAACTTCGCGGCCTGGTTCGACCAGTGGTTCCTGAACCTCTTCCCGCGCGAGGAACCCTTCGTCTACAACCGCGGAGGGTATCTCACCCTCAACTTCATCCCCTCCCTGGCCACGATGATGTTCGGCCTGCTGGCGGGTGAGCTGTTGCGAACCCGACGGGAAGCGTCGGAGAAGCTGCGGATGATGCTCGCCTTCGGCGCGCTGGGCATCGTGCTGGGGCTCCTGCTGCACGTGCTCGGCGTGGTTCCCCTGGTCAAGCGGATCTGGACCCCATCCTGGGCGATCTTCAGCGGCGGCTGGGCCGTGCTGTTCCTCGCGTTCTTCTACTACGTGCTGGACATGAAGGGATACCGGCGCTGGGCCTTCCCCTTCCTGGTGGTGGGGATGAACTCGATCGCCATGTACGTGCTGGTGCACGAGACCACCGGATACATCGTCGACACCATGCGCATCCACCTGGGGAGCGGCTTCTTCGAGCTCTTCGGAGCGGAGTTCGAGCCGATCACCAGCGGAGGGGCTGCGCTCCTGGTCCTCTGGCTCACGCTGTTCTGGATGTACCGGAGGCGGATCTTCCTGAAGGTCTGAGGAGGGAAGCTGCGCCGCGCCGCCATCCGCCGGCGGCCTTTTCCCGTCGCCTGGAGGTGGCCTTCAGTGGCGGCCATCTCCAGGCGATTGTTTCCGGGGTCTGCCTGGGTAGGTTTGCACCCGCCTCTACTGCCGCCGGCTTTCTCCAACGCAGAAGGCAGCGTGCTCCTACGAACTCTCGCCCGTACCGGCGTCTCATCGGCCCCGCTCGGAACCCGGATGCGGTCCGCGCCGACTGGTGCCGTCACTCTCCCGGGAGCCGGCTGAGGTCCGGTCCTCTATCGGCTGTCCGCGGGCGAGCTCGCGGCCACGGCACGCAGCATGTCGGTGGCGGAGACCACTCCCAGCAGGCGCGAGCCGTCCATCACCAGGATGCGATGAATCCCGAGCCGCAGCATCTGGGCGGAGGCTTCCTGTGCCGTGGCCTCAGGCGGCAGCGAGAAGACGCGCTGACTCATGACCTCCGAAACGGTGTGCTCCTCGAGAACGTCCCATTCGGGGCCCGAGCTGGCGCGGAAGCGCTCGTCCACCGGCGCTCCCGCATCTTCCCACAACTCGAGGAAGTAGGCGGCGGGGGGCTCTTCTCCTTCGACCCACTCCTCCGCCGGCTGCCACTCTCCCCACTCGACCTGATCCGGTCGCTCCGCGGGTACTCCGGGCGTCGATCCCTGGAAGGCGATGACGTCGGTGACGGACAGCACACCGACCACCTCCTGCCCGACGACGACCGGGGCCCCGCTAACCTTGTGCGCCGACAGCACCTCGACTGCACGGCGCAGGGAGTCGTCCGGCGAGAGCGTGACGACCTCGGTTGTCATCAACTCGCTCAGGGTCGGACTGCTGCCGAATGCTGTGGATTGTTGCGGCATCTCGTCCTCCCTTCCTCCTTCAATAGGGCTTCAGTAGGGTCCTGCCTTCATCGGAGCCGTGTGCTTCTCCGCGAACACTGGTGCTGGTTCATCCCCCCGTCAGTCGCGGATTGCCGGAGAACCGTGTCGGGAAGATGCCGATCCGTGGCCGCGCCACCACCCGGAGCGAGCGCGATGCGCGATACCGGAACGAGCCGGCTACCCGAACGAACCCACCCGAACCTTCCGTGCCGATGCGTAGCTCTCCCTACGCCTCTCGCGGGCGTTTTCTGACTCCCGCGCAGAGCTGGGGCGCTAAGTTGTAGTGCGGGCGAGGATTGGCGTGGTAGCGCGGTACCGGCCGGTAGGACGCTCCCTACAGGCGGATGCCGCAGCGTACCCCGCAAGGCGAGGAGACGGTTCGGGGCGCAATACCTGGGATCGATTGGCCAGCGCTCGGGAACCAGCCCCGGACATGAAGAGCGGGCGCCAATAGACCGCTTGCCCACAAGCCGCTATGGCAGCACAACCCAGCACCGCATGCTGATTGCGGTCCTGGGGCGCTGCGACTTGCAGAGCAGGAGGTACACATGGTCAGAGTCAACCAAGCCGGATGGGATCGGATTCTGCGGATCCTGGTGGGGGGCCTCCTCGTGCTCCTCGCCTGGGGCGACCCATCGCGATCGTGGCTCGGGGCGCTGGCAGGGATCGTGGGCGCGGCGCTCCTGGTGGCGGGGCTAGTCGGATGGTGTCCGATTTACTCGGCGCTGGGGATCAGTACCCGACGTCGACCACGTTCACAGAACGCGGAATCGTAGGGTGAGGGGCGGGATTACTTCATTCGCGACCCGAAACGGCTCAACGGGGGGAGCTCATGCCGCTTCCGATTCGCTCCGTGCTCGTTGCCACCGACCTGTCGGACTCATCAGACGAGGTGCTACGCGCGGCGGCTCAGATCGCGTCGCTGGCCGGCGCGGACCTTCACGCGGTGCACGTGGAGCCGGCGGAGGTCACCTTCCTGGGGGTGATCGAGAGCGCTCCGGAGATACAGGAGCGCCTCGATCGGGCTCGCGGTGCACTGGCGGCGCAGCTGGAGCGCGTAGGGATTGAACAGACCGTCGCGAGCGCGCGCCTCGAGGTGAATTCCGCGCACCGAGGCATCTACGAGCGCGCCCATGAGGTGTCCGCGGACCTCATCGTCCTCGGGCCGCACCGACACCGCCCCTTGCCGGAGAGACCGCTCGGCACGACGGCGGATCGGCTTATCCGGACCAGCGACGTGCCCTGCCTGATCGTCAGACATCCTATCAACCTGCCGCTCCGGAAGGTGCTGGTCGCGACCGACCTGTCGCACCCGGCCCAGCTGGCGATGAACGAGGCATTTACCTGGGCCGCGGCGCTCGGCGTCCCACCGAGGTCGGACGAGCGAGAGCCCACGACCGTGGTGGTTGCCTACGTCGTGCCGCTACGCGCCGAAGTCGCACGATCGTTTGTGAGCCTCGACTTCTATCGGGAGCAGCTAATGGAGCAGATCGGCATCGCCCGGCAGAAGGTGCCCCCGGAGGTACCCGTGAAGGTGCAGCCGGAGATCCTGCAGAACGTCTCACCGGTCGAGGAAATCCTGCGCCTCGCCAGCGCGGATGTCGATCTGCTCGTACTTGGCACCCACGGTCGCGGAGCCCTGGCACGGGCGCTGATCGGAAGCGTCTCGTCGGCCGTGGTACGCCAGGCGGAATGCCCGGTCCTGCTGGTCCCTCCAATCCTGGATGTCAGACCGTCGCAGGCACGGCCCAGCGCGGGTGACTAGCGCAGCGGACGCTCCGAAAATCTGCTGCCAACCGACACGCCCCGCGCCGTAGGACGCTGCTCCATCCTCCCACGGCTACCCCGGCTGATGGAACCTCCGACCGCCGGCGGTGGTCCGCGCCTTCTCCCGCCATGCCATGAGTCGCCATACCACCGGATCGTGACCAAAGTCACGGTCTGGGAGCACCGCCGTTGCCAGGTTGAGAATCGATCTCAACGGTGCAGACGCTGGCCGCCTTCCGGACCGCTGGCGGAGCGGGCTGCGCGGGGGTCGACCGGTGTGCACGCACCTTCCCGGCACAAGGCAACGGCGAGGAGAGATGCTCCAGGCATTCATCATTGTGCTTCGGGAGGGGTTCGAGGCTTTCCTGATCGTGGCGATCACGATCGCGTACCTCCGACGAACCGGGAGGACGGCGCTTCTCTTCGCCGTCCACGCGGGGATCGCAGCCGCGCTGCTCGCCAGCGCGATTCTCGGTTGGATCCTGATGCAGGGGGCGAACCTCCCTCTCTGGGAGGGATTGCTGGGCCTGCTCGCCCTTCCCCTGGTGGTGGGGCTGGTGGTGCACATGTGGAGGGAAGGTCCGCGGATGCGCGGCCGGATCGAGGGCAGGATCGAAGCCAGCGTCTCTCGGCCCGCTACCGGCTCCGCTGCAGCCGGGATCTTCATCTTCACCGCGCTCATGGTCGCGCGTGAAGGAATGGAGACGGCGCTGCTCCTCTTCCAGGTCCGGCAGGGGCGTCTGCTCGCCGGAGCGGCCCTGGGGCTGGTCGGCGCGCTCGCCATGGCGTGGCTGTGGGTCCGGGTGGGACACCGGATCGACCTGCGTCGCTTCTTCCAGGTGACCGGAATCTTTCTGCTCCTCTTCAGCGTGCAGATCGCCATCACCTCGTTTCACGAGCTCGCCGAAGCCGGAGTGCTGCCTGGCAGCACGGCATTGCACGTGGCCACGGAGCCCTACGGACCCGAAGGCGTGTACGGACGCTGGCTCGTGCTGCTGATGGTGGCTACACCAGCCGCGTGGCTCGCGGGCGCCTGGTTGCTCGATCGGATCGGCTGGCGAGCGGAACACGGGTTGTGAGCAAGCGCATGGAGCGGCCGTTCGACGAGTCGACGCCCGGCGCCGTGCCGGACAACGAGGACCTCACACCGTCCATGGTGCGCGCCGCGTTGGCGGAGGTGCGTTATCCGGGCCTTAATCGCGACCTCGTCTCCTTCGGGATGGTGCGCTCCGTCGCCGTCCGCAACGGCCGGGTGCACGTCTCACTGGTGCTGTCGAGCACCCGTGAGGAGGTGCCCGAGCTGCTCCGAAGGGAGATCCGCGAGAAGCTCATCTCCATCGGTGCGGTGCGCGTGGAGGTGCAGATCCTACCCCCGGAGCGTCGTGCCCCGGGAGTCCCGGATCCCTGGGCCGGCCGCGGGCGACTGCCCGGCGTATCGCGAATCGTCGCGGTCGG is a genomic window of Longimicrobiaceae bacterium containing:
- a CDS encoding tetratricopeptide repeat protein — encoded protein: MPNAGSRLRFTWLGAPLVVLLSACAIATIPPPDAAEVARLEAAHQRDPNSPSTALALASAYRLTGRADEALPLLEEARAENPGDARVLLLLGTLREEQGDLDDALEAYRAYLEVEKRGRWPTEVARRIRLLQRKVMVAEAKRLVAQEAELADTEPQPGTVAVYPFLYRGNDPRLEPLGRALADLLTTDLSQTERLRVLERSRVQLLLDEMSLSQEGYVDPATAARSGRLLQAEHVVQGSLTGSGEDVELLATVMDVRSAESTGRVEERDALRRLFDAQRRLAIGIYERLGIQLTQAELDRIGQPPTQSLDALLAYGSALEAEDRGDFGAAAELYRQAARLDPNFDAANQRAMQAAAMNRAQELPTQAITVAVVTAVVERTTPLLPDIGPPLPPEKPPAVEAFDIGPFGGLGILDIILSRPGAP
- a CDS encoding FTR1 family protein, giving the protein MLQAFIIVLREGFEAFLIVAITIAYLRRTGRTALLFAVHAGIAAALLASAILGWILMQGANLPLWEGLLGLLALPLVVGLVVHMWREGPRMRGRIEGRIEASVSRPATGSAAAGIFIFTALMVAREGMETALLLFQVRQGRLLAGAALGLVGALAMAWLWVRVGHRIDLRRFFQVTGIFLLLFSVQIAITSFHELAEAGVLPGSTALHVATEPYGPEGVYGRWLVLLMVATPAAWLAGAWLLDRIGWRAEHGL
- a CDS encoding Ig-like domain-containing protein, translating into MSRSKMRRLGSAAALAALLAAGCKDGFFAPSAPALGSAGMRISYQFVPGESGGAAEAFDKADSVRVELWRGDVAALDSTLALPAPGSTRPVQVSIEMEQPEEPFLLVLELRAGAAPIFSAESEVVLRQGEVVTATPGLVPIAAEIHVEDRYGPLTAIGDSLRLSAHALFATGDTIAGAPLTWEILDPDVISLTPAGVAEALAEGEARVRVTSGELSAESVVEVRATEAEIEIVPEQIELEVGDSARITAIVHDVNGNPLPRTAQFSSADETVATVDGTGMVRAVGEGETTIEAQAGSAPPATVPVIVSRVPVGSVIVTPDSVGLLVGSTVQLSARVEAADGSVLPGRPVGWASTDTSIARVSADGLVTAVRAGVVDITATSEGQSGQARVTVQNPTPVGNAISPASTTASTDGLTITITGTGFVTSTQALWEGEERPTTYVSPAELRVQLQPGDLRLPGSYVVDIVSPGPGGGEAEPLVFSVDRATPFVETLPPSAIGETDVVLAGSIDAAGLDYEYAFLFSASPDSVASIQPGVEFTPGSGAGTVTQLVEGLGSGLEYFYQLVVVGESIDTTYGGVQSFETVNNTPVVEDIAPDTVFTNDPFTLTVLGSNFHPGLIIAIGEMTLQTTFISETEVSGQVLSGFLEVEGVYPVAVVDPDTNEFSNSVDLTVLPEPQ
- a CDS encoding CBS domain-containing protein — its product is MTTEVVTLSPDDSLRRAVEVLSAHKVSGAPVVVGQEVVGVLSVTDVIAFQGSTPGVPAERPDQVEWGEWQPAEEWVEGEEPPAAYFLELWEDAGAPVDERFRASSGPEWDVLEEHTVSEVMSQRVFSLPPEATAQEASAQMLRLGIHRILVMDGSRLLGVVSATDMLRAVAASSPADSR
- a CDS encoding universal stress protein, coding for MPLPIRSVLVATDLSDSSDEVLRAAAQIASLAGADLHAVHVEPAEVTFLGVIESAPEIQERLDRARGALAAQLERVGIEQTVASARLEVNSAHRGIYERAHEVSADLIVLGPHRHRPLPERPLGTTADRLIRTSDVPCLIVRHPINLPLRKVLVATDLSHPAQLAMNEAFTWAAALGVPPRSDEREPTTVVVAYVVPLRAEVARSFVSLDFYREQLMEQIGIARQKVPPEVPVKVQPEILQNVSPVEEILRLASADVDLLVLGTHGRGALARALIGSVSSAVVRQAECPVLLVPPILDVRPSQARPSAGD
- a CDS encoding mechanosensitive ion channel domain-containing protein, with translation MVPDLDFATTLPIPLILSSGLLVVSVIVLRLIAARFIHSHVQAPELRRRWLVQTRNGLALLLILGLVTIWAEELRTIAISIVAIAVAFVVATKELILCITGSILKMASRSFVIGDRIQIKEFRGDVIDQNLLATTILEVGPGKLTHQRTGRMAVIPNSLFVSEPVINESYTHDYILHVFTIPYKREDDWQSASEALLASARRHCAPYLDDVRRHMEQLSRQRGLDIPNVEPRVTIQVPAAGEVHLVVRVPARSSERSYIEQQIMLDVLGARSA
- a CDS encoding DUF2892 domain-containing protein codes for the protein MVRVNQAGWDRILRILVGGLLVLLAWGDPSRSWLGALAGIVGAALLVAGLVGWCPIYSALGISTRRRPRSQNAES